The following proteins are encoded in a genomic region of Montipora foliosa isolate CH-2021 chromosome 8, ASM3666993v2, whole genome shotgun sequence:
- the LOC137968794 gene encoding uncharacterized protein, translating to MLSGEPRRRRRVLSTDAVESLRLKNSRSGYLSKVTQLFRSIEELQQDTRNVDEVSEKILALEEAFGRFQRAHFEYVATLRDDPEEWDEEARYFREHCRRRVEFERSVKQWIDSAAPVAKTKEVLDIAPEDSISAASSRRSQASSNLSIRALKTKQAMAHLKMQQLEKKHRLLRQEEEIKLQRQILDAQYEIEQADLRVELFETEENTGLTQPRFVSSKFFPCTEESKFASQPEVVKTEDWEPRSYLPREIYRNYYSEEFVPRGEPLANDERSSNPLPIDLLDRMALTIKQGFALPKPELPTFDGNPLEYWNFIKSFETNIERNATSESEKLMYLLQYTSGDARKTIKCCLVMDQSVGYQNAKKLLKERFGHPFVIASKYVAKLTEGPPLKLTDRSGLLTFADQLKDCEHTLRSIGYLDEVNSADNLRRIVQKLPFHLRAKFIEVADGIQQSGQRTNIGHIADFVKVKARAANNPVFGSIIDVVRDRAEHSAHRTSSKTGPSPFKRVTTLSTQVTSDREGGQRRVGCPACDGPHSLLRCQIFEKKTFEERLQIMRKAHLCHNCFKYGHIAVGCLAKSACQIPGCTRRHHTLLHPPGQQQSLVSSAHVPVAEKPVDSSSPISSGQTHSASANEGKVCLRVVPVKVRSRDSDKTVVTYALLDNGSDVSLCDNDLAVKLGVQGKLKTFYLTTQEREDSPKVGREISLTIEALDGVEKITVPRLWTVDKLNASKRSIPSQEDVKQWPHLQDIVLPSIDESEIKLIIGSNVPDAFWVLDERRGERGEPYAIRSPLGWTLIGPTDRAENKSFHVNFVRLTEVTKKDDDRLMHQLEQFWKIENYGLSPNSKESMSLEDKRALAVMENSATMVDGHYQVALPWREPNPYLPNNRSMAERRLFLLKKRLLQDSKLFDGYKATMENYLDKGHARRVPDHEMNAHDKPLWYLPHHPVFNKPGKTRVVFDCAAKYGGTSLNDQLLSGPDLTNSIVGVLTRFRQNPVALAADIECMFHKVRVPPADRDAFRFLWWPNSDLSQDPVDHRMEVHLFGATSLPSCSNFALRKTAQDNKDEFAEDIVKTVKRNFYVDDCLKSVESSERAVDLAVQLRNLLAKGGFRLTKWLCNRPEVLESIPKDERAPSVLDFDLDKDKLPLQRALGLKWDMESDKFTFAAVLKDKPSTRRGILSLTSSIYDPLGFLVPIILPAKKLLQDLCKQKLGWDDPVSKVESQRWEIWKEKLPSLAGMGVNRCVRPIDFGELRSFELHNFADASQIAYGAVSYLRMTDVESKIHCAFLMGKSRLAHLKPMTVPRLELLAAVLAVQINKTLVEELDIPITRSIFWTDSTCVLQYIRNTSKRFHTFVANRLAVIHENSKPHQWRHVRSDLNPADDASRGLTIEEMHAKDRWFGGPQFLRQKEEFWHPDLTLCQPELTDEDPEIKRTVQLRCLALTNSQEVDVVSRLIERYSSWEKLRKAIAWILRFKIWFIGRYLRSPAAATGTTSSVLSVEEVCSAEKEIFKHVQRSVFPEVIKALQQLDQSHPPREVNSKLKNSKIPSSMRKLHPQLDDSGILRVGGRLENAQVNYEIKHPIIMPYRHRVTELIILQHHQQVGHLGQEYVLSSLRQLYWIIKGRSSVRRVICDCFLCKKLGAIKGEQLMANLPKERVIPGDPPFTHVGVDYFGPLYVRQGRSSVKRYGCLFSCLVIRAVHIEIVHSLDTDAFINALRRLINLRGKPETIYSDNGTNLRAGDREIRESLATWNQSSIHEFLRQKNITWKFNPPAASHMGGVWERMIRSVRKILRALLGEQLVSDESLRTMMTEVQSILNSRPLTPVSSDPKNLEPITPNHLLLLRSNANFLPGIFSKEDMYTRRRWRQVQYLSNVFWKRWLKEYLPTLQERKKWLKPRRCLSVGDLVLIVDENVHRGRWPLARVIEVFQGKDGFVRSAKVRTSLATFVRPVTKLCFLESDKELSR from the coding sequence ATGTTGTCCGGTGAACCTAGGCGTAGAAGAAGGGTGCTTTCTACGGACGCCGTTGAAAGCCTTCGCCTCAAGAACTCAAGGTCGGGATATTTGTCAAAAGTTACCCAGTTATTTCGGAGCATTGAAGAATTGCAACAAGACACAAGAAATGTTGACGAAGTGTCTGAGAAAATATTGGCGCTCGAAGAAGCATTCGGTCGCTTTCAAAGAGCTCATTTTGAGTATGTGGCGACTTTAAGAGAtgatcctgaagagtgggatGAAGAAGCACGTTACTTTCGCGAACACTGCCGACGAAGGGTAGAGTTTGAACGAAGTGTTAAACAATGGATTGACAGCGCCGCGCCCGTAGCTAAAACCAAAGAAGTGTTGGACATCGCCCCTGAGGACTCGATTAGTGCCGCTAGTTCGCGTCGAAGTCAAGCGAGTTCAAATTTGTCAATTAGGGCGTTGAAAACTAAACAAGCAATGGCGCATTTGAAGATGCAGCAACTGGAGAAAAAACATAGATTATTACGCcaagaagaagaaataaagTTACAGAGACAAATTTTAGACGCGCAGTATGAAATTGAACAAGCCGATCTGCGAGTTGAGCTGTTTGAAACGGAAGAGAATACTGGTTTAACCCAGCCGAGATTTGTTTCCAGTAAATTTTTCCCGTGCACCGAAGAATCAAAATTTGCATCGCAGCCCGAAGTTGTGAAAACAGAAGATTGGGAACCTCGTTCATATCTCCCAAGAGAAATTTATAGGAATTATTATTCAGAAGAGTTTGTCCCTCGTGGTGAACCACTCGCAAATGACGAAAGAAGCAGTAATCCCTTGCCCATAGATTTACTAGACCGTATGGCTTTAACAATAAAGCAAGGCTTTGCATTGCCGAAACCAGAGCTGCCAACCTTCGATGGCAATCCTCTCGAGTATTGGAATTttataaaatcatttgaaactaaCATCGAGCGAAATGCAACGAGTGAAAGTGAAAAATTGATGTATCTTCTTCAATACACATCGGGCGATGCAAGAAAAACCATCAAGTGCTGTTTAGTCATGGACCAGTCAGTTGGGTATCAAAACGCAAAGAAGTTATTGAAAGAACGGTTCGGTCACCCGTTTGTAATCGCTTCGAAGTATGTAGCAAAGTTGACTGAAGGACCTCCCTTAAAGCTAACAGATCGTTCCGGATTATTAACCTTTGCAGACCAGTTAAAGGATTGTGAACATACGCTGAGGTCAATTGGGTATTTGGACGAAGTCAATAGTGCCGACAACCTGAGACGAATTGTACAGAAATTGCCTTTTCACCTCCGAGCTAAGTTCATAGAAGTAGCAGATGGTATTCAACAATCTGGCCAAAGAACGAATATCGGCCACATAGCGGATTTCGTTAAAGTTAAAGCCCGAGCCGCAAACAACCCTGTGTTTGGAAGTATAATTGATGTCGTACGTGACCGAGCTGAACATTCAGCGCACAGAACAAGTTCAAAGACTGGGCCTTCGCCGTTTAAGCGTGTTACCACTCTTAGCACCCAGGTGACCAGTGACAGAGAAGGTGGTCAAAGACGTGTAGGCTGCCCAGCATGTGACGGACCTCACTCCCTACTGAGATGCCAGATCTTCGAAAAGAAAACCTTCGAAGAACGATTACAAATCATGCGCAAAGCCCACCTGTGTCATAATTGCTTCAAGTATGGCCACATCGCTGTTGGGTGTTTAGCTAAAAGTGCCTGCCAAATACCAGGATGCACAAGAAGGCATCATACGCTGCTTCACCCTCCAGGTCAACAGCAGTCCTTGGTCAGCAGCGCTCACGTCCCGGTCGCTGAAAAACCAGTTGACAGTTCCTCGCCTATTTCTAGCGGGCAAACTCATAGTGCCTCTGCCAATGAAGGGAAAGTCTGTTTGAGAGTTGTTCCAGTGAAGGTACGAAGTCGAGACTCTGACAAAACGGTGGTGACCTACGCCCTTCTGGATAATGGTTCGGATGTATCGCTTTGCGACAACGACCTAGCTGTGAAACTTGGAGTGCAAGGAAAGCtgaaaacgttttatttaacTACACAAGAAAGAGAAGACAGTCCTAAAGTTGGACGAGAAATCAGCCTGACAATTGAAGCACTTGATGGTGTCGAGAAGATAACAGTTCCAAGATTGTGGACTGTCGATAAGTTAAATGCCTCCAAACGAAGTATCCCATCTCAAGAAGACGTGAAACAATGGCCTCATTTACAAGACATCGTACTACCGAGCATTGATGAGAGCGAAATCAAATTGATTATTGGTAGCAACGTACCAGATGCTTTCTGGGTACTCGACGAAAGGCGTGGTGAAAGAGGAGAGCCATATGCCATACGTTCCCCCCTTGGCTGGACTCTGATAGGGCCAACAGACAGagctgaaaacaaaagcttCCATGTTAACTTTGTACGCCTAACAGAAGTCACCAAAAAAGATGATGATCGTTTAATGCATCAACTTGAACAGTTCTGGAAGATAGAGAACTATGGATTAAGTCCTAACTCAAAGGAGTCCATGTCGTTGGAGGACAAGAGAGCTCTTGCAGTTATGGAAAATTCAGCAACGATGGTAGATGGTCATTACCAGGTAGCACTACCTTGGAGAGAGCCGAATCCATACTTGCCTAACAATCGATCCATGGCAGAACGGCGGCTTTTCCTGCTGAAGAAAAGGTTACTGCAAGACAGCAAACTCTTTGATGGTTACAAAGCTACCATGGAAAACTACTTGGACAAAGGACATGCAAGAAGAGTGCCTGATCACGAGATGAACGCTCACGATAAGCCATTGTGGTATTTGCCCCATCATCCGGTGTTTAACAAGCCAGGGAAAACGAGAGTGGTTTTTGATTGTGCAGCAAAATATGGAGGGACTAGTCTGAACGATCAACTTCTCAGTGGACCAGATTTAACCAATTCCATTGTCGGTGTGTTAACGAGATTCCGCCAAAACCCAGTTGCGTTAGCAGCGGACATAGAGTGTATGTTCCACAAAGTCAGAGTGCCGCCTGCTGACCGAGATGCGTTTAGATTTTTGTGGTGGCCAAACAGCGACCTCAGCCAGGATCCAGTCGACCATCGTATGGAGGTCCACCTCTTTGGCGCCACGTCGTTACCGAGTTGTTCTAATTTTGCATTAAGAAAAACAGCACAAGATAACAAAGATGAATTTGCCGAGGACATCGTGAAGACCGTTAAAAGAAATTTCTACGTAGATGACTGCCTCAAGTCGGTTGAATCCTCTGAAAGAGCTGTTGACCTAGCTGTTCAGCTTCGCAATCTTCTTGCAAAAGGCGGTTTCAGGCTTACAAAATGGCTATGTAATAGACCGGAAGTCTTGGAATCCATTCCAAAAGATGAAAGAGCTCCATCGGTGCTGGATTTCGATTTGGACAAAGACAAACTTCCCCTTCAGCGAGCGCTAGGGCTCAAGTGGGACATGGAGAGTGATAAGTTTACCTTTGCTGCGGTTCTCAAAGACAAGCCAAGTACCCGAAGAGGCATACTTTCCCTAACAAGTTCTATTTATGATCCACTTGGGTTCCTAGTGCCAATCATCCTACCAGCAAAGAAATTGTTGCAAGATCTATGTAAACAAAAACTAGGATGGGATGATCCAGTCAGCAAAGTGGAAAGTCAAAGGTGGGAAATATGGAAGGAGAAGTTGCCCAGTCTAGCAGGAATGGGAGTAAACAGATGCGTTAGGCCGATCGACTTTGGAGAACTGAGAAGTTTCGAGCTCCACAACTTCGCTGATGCTTCTCAAATCGCTTATGGAGCAGTTTCGTATTTAAGAATGACAGATGTTGAGAGCAAGATCCATTGTGCGTTTCTCATGGGAAAGTCGCGCCTGGCCCACCTGAAACCTATGACTGTTCCGAGACTGGAATTATTGGCCGCTGTTCTTGCCGTCCAGATAAACAAGACACTGGTTGAAGAGCTTGACATTCCAATAACACGATCGATATTTTGGACTGACTCCACTTGCGTTCTCCAGTATATAAGAAACACATCGAAGAGATTTCACACATTTGTAGCTAACCGGCTGGCTGTCATTCATGAGAATTCCAAACCCCACCAATGGAGGCACGTTAGATCGGACCTTAACCCTGCAGATGATGCAAGCAGAGGCCTCACAATAGAAGAAATGCATGCGAAAGACAGATGGTTCGGAGGTCCTCAGTTCTTAAGGCAGAAAGAAGAATTCTGGCACCCTGATCTCACCCTCTGTCAACCGGAATTAACAGATGAAGATCCAGAAATCAAACGTACCGTGCAACTTCGCTGTTTAGCGTTAACAAATAGTCAAGAAGTAGACGTTGTCTCAAGATTGATCGAACGATATTCTTCATGGGAGAAACTGAGAAAGGCCATAGCTTGGATTCTGCGATTCAAAATTTGGTTCATTGGAAGGTACCTTAGAAGTCCTGCTGCTGCTACAGGTACAACCTCGAGTGTTTTGTCCGTGGAAGAAGTTTGCTCTGCTGAGAAAGAAATATTCAAGCACGTGCAGAGAAGTGTGTTCCCAGAAGTCATTAAGGCCTTACAGCAATTAGACCAATCACATCCCCCCCGTGAAGTAAACTCTAAGCTAAAGAATTCCAAGATCCCAAGCTCTATGCGAAAACTTCACCCACAATTGGATGACAGTGGAATTCTCCGTGTAGGAGGAAGACTAGAAAATGCACAAGTTAACTATGAAATCAAGCATCCAATCATTATGCCCTACCGCCATCGTGTTACAGAGCTGATTATTCTCCAGCATCATCAACAAGTCGGTCATCTTGGCCAAGAATACGTCCTGTCCAGTCTGCGTCAACTTTATTGGATAATCAAGGGACGTTCATCAGTGCGCCGAGTGATATGCGATTGTTTCCTTTGCAAGAAACTTGGTGCTATCAAAGGCGAGCAGTTGATGGCAAACTTGCCGAAGGAACGAGTGATACCAGGAGACCCGCCCTTTACACATGTAGGAGTAGATTACTTTGGTCCTCTCTATGTGCGCCAAGGCCGTTCAAGTGTGAAGCGTTATGGTTGCCTCTTCTCATGTCTCGTTATAAGAGCAGTCCATATTGAGATTGTCCATTCTCTTGATACAGATGCCTTCATAAACGCACTGCGCAGGTTAATCAATCTCAGAGGAAAACCAGAGACCATCTACAGTGACAACGGAACTAATCTTCGCGCAGGAGATAGAGAAATCCGAGAATCTCTGGCGACCTGGAATCAAAGTTCCATTCACGAATTCCTTCGACAAAAAAACATCACTTGGAAATTCAATCCACCAGCTGCATCACACATGGGCGGCGTATGGGAGCGCATGATCAGATCCGTGCGTAAGATCCTCAGAGCGTTATTGGGCGAACAGCTGGTATCAGACGAATCGCTGAGAACCATGATGACTGAAGTTCAAAGCATTCTCAACAGCAGACCGTTGACCCCAGTAAGCAGTGATCCTAAAAACCTGGAGCCGATTACACCAAATCATTTGCTACTGTTAAGATCTAACGCAAATTTCCTCCCAGGTATCTTTTCCAAAGAAGACATGTACACCAGACGTCGCTGGCGACAAGTCCAATATCTGTCCAACGTATTTTGGAAGCGCTGGTTAAAGGAATATTTACCAACGCTGCAAGAACGGAAAAAGTGGTTGAAGCCTCGTCGTTGCCTTTCTGTTGGTGATCTAGTACTGATTGTGGATGAGAACGTTCATCGTGGTAGATGGCCCCTGGCCAGAGTGATTGAAGTTTTTCAAGGAAAGGACGGATTTGTTCGATCCGCGAAAGTCCGCACGAGCTTAGCAACGTTTGTTCGACCAGttaccaaactttgtttcttAGAAAGCGACAAGGAACTTTCCCGCTGA
- the LOC137968793 gene encoding uncharacterized protein, translating into MWDSAASLCFITNNKSKEERLKGTAVNLSIVKIGGQYKTIGTVKYKLSLLDKQGKIVEFEVYGIDKITSDIERINMDGVTHLFNNVAQDEPVDVLIGYEYAAYHPVREQCVEHLLLLKNRFGLCVGGTHPLVENSNTRHGLHYATVNHSFKVKIDDFYNIENLGVECNPRCGSCKCGKCAIGSKDYTIKEERELALIEKNLWYDKQTNRWIAEYPWIKDPMDLPDNRATIEDYSTPVRIVFNSSANYMGHVLNDYWAKGPDLLNNLLGVLIRFRENEVAFMGDISKMYHTVKTTLIDQHTHRFLWRNMDLSKEPDTYVIQRVSFGDKPSGTIATLALRKTAEMGSQDYPAAAKIIQGNTYMDDIIESTKDLQTAKKLTEDIEKLISKGGFKLKEWILSHSAESREETFIPNEPNVFSEKVLGVIWDPDHDQLRFKTKLNLYLKKKKHRKTQNVTQHVENQTFPPQFTKRMILSQINSIYDPLGLAGPFTVRAKILMRGLWTSNEKLDWDDRIPEENRQQWLIFFNELPEMNHVRFKRCMKPSDAVGDPSLVIFSDASNDAYGSCAYARWPRQGGGFASILIVPKNCLAPLKTMSIDKIKLCGAVLNKRLKSFVDKECRYSFQKCYHIVDSQIVHCMTQKNSYGFNTFAATRIGEIQEGTNVEDWYWCESEHNIADWLTRGKKPSDIDHSSSWQEGPSFLQYPESEWPITRNYSEPQIPKLILKVANIVNATVEDNLAARIDIEKFSEYNRLLRVTARVLKLYERNPRLTFKNATQDLNSKDIERAEIFWIREAQKTMDKHVKDGKYKRLCPRIRSDGIYVISGRGEKWMEMSYSKGDVILLPYQHRLSRLYSRHVHEKGYHGVLTTASKIRSKFWITKLLKLVKSIKFNCIVCKRLDKKLSEQVMGNLPI; encoded by the coding sequence ATGTGGGACTCTGCGGCATCTTTATGCTTTATCACTAACAATAAGTCCAAAGAAGAACGCCTTAAAGGGACAGCTGTGAATTTGTCGATCGTAAAAATTGGTGGTCAGTACAAAACGATCGGAACAGTCAAGTACAAACTTTCCTTGCTTGACAAACAAGGGAAAATCGTGGAATTCGAAGTATATGGTATAGACAAGATTACGTCCGACATCGAGAGGATAAACATGGACGGAGTGACACACCTATTCAACAATGTAGCGCAAGACGAACCTGTTGATGTTCTAATAGGCTATGAATATGCCGCCTATCACCCTGTCAGAGAGCAATGTGTTGAACACCTATTACTGCTGAAGAACCGATTCGGGCTATGCGTCGGCGGGACACATCCGTTAGTCGAAAATTCGAACACAAGACACGGACTTCACTATGCTACAGTGAATCACAGTTTCAAAGTCAAGATAGACGATTTCTACAACATTGAGAATCTAGGCGTTGAGTGCAACCCACGTTGTGGTAGCTGCAAGTGCGGCAAATGCGCAATAGGCAGCAAAGACTACACTATCAAAGAAGAAAGGGAGCTAGCATTGATCGAGAAAAATCTCTGGTATGACAAACAAACTAACCGATGGATCGCAGAGTATCCGTGGATTAAAGATCCAATGGATCTACCAGATAATCGCGCTactattgaagactattcgACCCCTGTGAGAATAGTCTTCAATAGTAGCGCGAACTACATGGGCCATGTCCTGAATGACTACTGGGCCAAAGGACCAGATCTTCTCAACAATTTGCTTGGAGTACTAATACGATTTCGAGAAAACGAAGTAGCATTCATGGGAGACATCAGCAAAATGTACCATACCGTCAAAACAACTTTGATTGATCAACACACGCACAGATTCTTGTGGCGAAATATGGACTTGTCGAAGGAACCGGATACTTACGTTATACAAAGAGTATCTTTCGGAGATAAGCCTTCGGGAACGATCGCAACATTGGCACTTCGCAAGACAGCCGAAATGGGGAGTCAAGATTATCCCGCCGCAGCGAAGATCATACAAGGTAATACGTATATGGACGATATAATCGAAAGTACAAAGGACCTGCAAACAGCAAAGAAGCTTACCGAAGATATAGAGAAACTGATTAGCAAAGGCGGATTCAAACTCAAAGAATGGATATTATCACACAGCGCGGAGAGTCGAGAGGAGACATTCATACCAAACGAACCAAATGTTTTCTCCGAAAAGGTACTTGGAGTGATATGGGACCCAGACCACGATCAATTACGCTTTAAGACGAAGTTGAATCTGTACctaaaaaagaagaaacacCGCAAAACTCAAAATGTTACACAACATGTGGAAAACCAAACCTTCCCACCGCAATTTACAAAGCGAATGATATTGTCACAAATAAACAGCATATACGACCCTCTTGGACTCGCAGGACCCTTTACCGTTCGAGCTAAAATCTTAATGCGAGGCTTATGGACAAGCAATGAGAAACTAGACTGGGATGATCGAATCCCCGAAGAGAATAGACAGCAATGGTTGATATTCTTTAATGAATTACCCGAGATGAATCATGTCAGATTTAAGAGATGCATGAAACCGTCAGACGCAGTTGGTGATCCATCTCTTGTCATCTTCAGCGATGCCTCGAATGACGCTTACGGATCCTGTGCTTATGCAAGGTGGCCACGACAAGGTGGAGGATTTGCAAGTATCCTGATTGTACCTAAAAATTGTCTTGCCCCTCTCAAAACAATGTCCATTGACAAAATTAAGCTGTGTGGGGCGGTATTAAACAAGCGACTAAAGTCTTTCGTCGATAAAGAGTGTAGATACAGCTTTCAAAAATGTTATCACATAGTTGACTCTCAGATAGTGCATTGCATGACTCAGAAAAATTCTTATGGCTTCAATACTTTCGCTGCTACACGAATCGGTGAAATCCAAGAAGGTACTAACGTAGAAGATTGGTACTGGTGTGAAAGTGAACACAACATCGCAGACTGGTTGACCAGAGGAAAGAAACCTAGTGACATTGATCATAGCAGCAGTTGGCAAGAAGGACCTTCATTCCTTCAATATCCAGAAAGCGAGTGGCCTATTACTCGTAACTACTCTGAACCACAAATACCAAAGCTAATCCTGAAAGTGGCGAATATAGTCAACGCAACTGTGGAAGATAACTTAGCAGCTCGTATTGATATTGAAAAATTTTCAGAGTACAACCGTCTGCTACGAGTGACGGCAAGAGTTCTAAAGCTTTACGAAAGAAACCCCAGACTGACATTTAAGAATGCCACGCAAGACCTAAACAGTAAAGATATCGAAAGGGCAGAAATATTTTGGATTCGAGAGGCACAAAAAACGATGGATAAACATGTAAAAGACGGGAAGTATAAGCGTTTATGTCCTCGTATACGAAGCGATGGGATATATGTAATAAGTGGTCGCGGGGAGAAATGGATGGAAATGAGCTACAGTAAAGGAGACGTCATACTTCTCCCATACCAACATCGATTATCCAGACTCTATTCAAGACACGTTCATGAAAAAGGGTACCACGGTGTTTTGACTACCGCCAGCAAAATTCGCTCAAAGTTCTGGATAACTAAGTTACTCAAACTAGTTAAATCCATCAAGTTCAACTGTATTGTGTGCAAAAGATTAGACAAGAAACTGTCAGAACAAGTAATGGGAAATCTTCCTATATAG